One region of Termitidicoccus mucosus genomic DNA includes:
- the thrS gene encoding threonine--tRNA ligase, with the protein MSMTSVQELRHSTAHVLGAAVSRLFPEVLLDIGPPTDTGFYYDFGGPQRFTMQDLSVIEAEMARIVAENQPFVRREVSREEALRFFTGRGQTYKLGRLDDIPEGEPVTLYTNGDFTDLCAGTHVISTGKVAAFKLLSIAGAWHRGDEKLGQLQRIYGTAFASQEELDAHLAALAEAARRDHRKLGQQLHLFRIDASIGSGLPLLLPKGAIIRTELEKLISAKLIEYGYERLYSPHIGSIDLYKTSGHYPYYANSMYEPIHIEDREFLLKPMNCPMHLMAYTSEPRSYRDLPQRYAEFGTVYRQEQSGELNGLVRVRGFTQDDGHILCTPEQLQDEFKQCLRLVQEVMAIFDLKTRCRVSLRDPANTAKYAGGDTLWAPAEACIRTVVTELGLEHTEGLGEAAFYGPKLDFMALDALGRSWQIGTIQVDFSLPERFGLEYTGRDGKPHRPVMIHRAVFGSIERFMGLLIEHYAGDFPLWLAPEQIRFLPITDGQTEFATQLAARARRAGLRVTIDAQRDPVGAKIRRAQADKVPFAVVLGKREVATESVSIRSRVNGDEGVISVDAFFKRVQAEANPETATATACT; encoded by the coding sequence ATGTCCATGACTTCTGTGCAGGAACTTCGGCATTCCACCGCGCATGTGCTCGGTGCCGCCGTATCGCGCCTCTTTCCCGAGGTGCTCCTTGATATCGGGCCGCCGACCGACACCGGTTTTTATTACGATTTCGGCGGACCTCAACGCTTCACGATGCAAGATCTATCCGTCATCGAGGCAGAGATGGCACGCATCGTAGCCGAAAACCAACCCTTCGTTCGCCGTGAGGTTTCGCGCGAGGAGGCGCTCCGCTTTTTCACCGGACGCGGACAAACCTACAAACTCGGCCGACTCGACGATATCCCTGAAGGCGAGCCGGTGACACTCTATACCAACGGCGATTTCACCGACCTGTGCGCCGGCACGCACGTCATCTCCACCGGCAAGGTCGCGGCGTTCAAGCTGCTTTCCATTGCCGGCGCCTGGCACCGGGGAGACGAAAAACTTGGCCAACTCCAGCGCATCTACGGCACGGCCTTCGCCAGCCAAGAAGAGCTGGATGCACACCTCGCTGCGCTCGCCGAGGCCGCACGCCGTGATCACCGCAAACTGGGACAGCAGCTCCATTTGTTTCGTATTGATGCGAGCATCGGCAGCGGTCTGCCCCTGTTGCTGCCGAAAGGCGCGATCATCCGAACCGAACTGGAAAAACTCATTTCCGCCAAACTCATCGAATATGGCTATGAGCGACTTTACTCGCCGCATATCGGCTCCATCGATCTTTATAAGACATCCGGTCATTATCCTTACTATGCGAATAGCATGTATGAGCCCATCCACATCGAGGATCGGGAGTTTTTACTAAAACCGATGAATTGTCCGATGCACCTGATGGCCTACACGTCGGAGCCGCGCAGCTACCGCGACCTGCCGCAACGCTATGCGGAATTCGGCACCGTGTATCGCCAGGAGCAATCGGGCGAACTCAACGGCCTCGTGCGCGTGCGCGGCTTCACTCAGGATGACGGGCACATCCTTTGCACGCCTGAGCAATTGCAAGATGAATTCAAACAATGCCTGCGACTTGTTCAGGAAGTGATGGCCATTTTCGACCTGAAAACACGCTGCCGCGTGTCGCTGCGCGACCCGGCCAATACCGCCAAGTATGCAGGCGGGGATACGCTCTGGGCACCGGCCGAAGCATGTATCCGCACGGTTGTGACGGAACTCGGGCTGGAGCACACCGAGGGACTCGGCGAGGCGGCGTTTTACGGACCAAAGCTCGATTTCATGGCGCTCGACGCGCTGGGGCGCTCTTGGCAAATCGGCACGATCCAAGTGGATTTCAGCCTGCCCGAACGCTTCGGGCTCGAATATACTGGCCGCGACGGGAAACCGCATCGTCCTGTGATGATTCATCGCGCCGTGTTCGGTTCCATCGAGCGTTTTATGGGGCTGCTCATCGAACACTATGCCGGCGACTTTCCGCTCTGGCTCGCACCTGAGCAGATTCGTTTTCTGCCCATCACCGACGGGCAGACGGAGTTCGCTACTCAACTCGCCGCCCGCGCCCGCCGGGCTGGATTGCGAGTGACGATTGATGCCCAGCGCGATCCGGTTGGCGCCAAAATCCGCCGGGCGCAGGCCGACAAGGTGCCGTTTGCTGTGGTCCTTGGAAAGCGCGAGGTCGCCACTGAAAGCGTATCCATCCGTTCACGGGTGAATGGCGACGAGGGCGTGATCAGCGTGGACGCCTTCTTCAAGCGTGTGCAAGCCGAGGCCAATCCTGAAACAGCAACCGCCACTGCCTGCACATGA
- the zigA gene encoding zinc metallochaperone GTPase ZigA, with protein sequence MHTAKKTQPLDGAIEIEVTDPRLPVTVLSGFLGSGKTTLLNHILTNREGLRVALIVNDMAEVNIDAALVGRGAAAVSLREEKIVELSNGCICCTLREDLLVEVARLAREGRFDYLLIESTGIAEPLPVAETFTFAGEDGVSLGAVARLDTMVTVVDAFNFLKDYSSGDSLRDRGQVNGSNDERSLAPLLAEQIEFADVIVLNKCDLVDADTLALVTHMVRTLNPDARFITAEHGRVPIQEMLNTGRFSLDDASKSPMWLRTLRGEAHSEMDEHGVMSFVYRARRPFHPERFWTWASHPPENVVRSKGFFFLATRMDWVGEWSHAGGICKCEPSGNWWAAMSEEYWPASTASFNAIMKNWQEPFGDRRQELVFIGTGAMDREPITAQLDACLLTDTEMRKMPSAWRELHDPFPKWE encoded by the coding sequence ATGCATACTGCAAAAAAAACACAGCCGCTCGATGGCGCCATCGAAATCGAGGTCACCGATCCACGTCTGCCTGTCACCGTGTTGTCCGGGTTTCTTGGCTCCGGGAAAACCACTTTGCTCAACCACATCCTCACCAACCGCGAAGGGCTGCGCGTCGCGCTCATCGTGAACGATATGGCGGAGGTTAACATCGATGCGGCCCTCGTCGGACGGGGTGCGGCGGCGGTGTCGTTGCGAGAAGAAAAAATCGTCGAATTGTCCAACGGTTGCATCTGCTGCACCTTGCGGGAGGATTTGCTCGTCGAAGTGGCTCGATTGGCACGTGAAGGGCGTTTTGATTATTTGTTGATTGAATCCACGGGCATAGCGGAGCCTTTGCCGGTGGCGGAAACATTTACGTTTGCCGGGGAGGACGGCGTGAGCCTTGGTGCGGTGGCGCGACTGGACACGATGGTGACGGTCGTGGATGCATTTAATTTTCTCAAAGACTACAGTTCCGGCGACTCACTGCGAGATCGCGGTCAGGTGAACGGGAGCAATGACGAGCGCTCGCTTGCACCGTTGCTGGCCGAGCAAATTGAATTCGCCGATGTCATTGTGCTCAATAAATGCGATCTCGTGGATGCGGACACGCTAGCGCTCGTCACTCATATGGTGCGCACGCTCAATCCCGACGCACGCTTCATTACCGCTGAACACGGACGTGTACCGATACAGGAAATGCTCAACACAGGACGCTTTTCTTTAGATGACGCATCGAAATCGCCGATGTGGCTGCGAACCCTGCGTGGTGAGGCGCATTCGGAAATGGATGAGCATGGGGTTATGAGTTTCGTGTACCGCGCACGACGACCATTTCATCCAGAGCGATTTTGGACATGGGCTTCGCATCCGCCGGAAAACGTGGTGCGCTCGAAGGGTTTTTTCTTCCTCGCCACGCGCATGGACTGGGTCGGCGAATGGTCGCACGCGGGAGGCATCTGCAAGTGCGAGCCATCGGGCAACTGGTGGGCTGCCATGAGTGAGGAATACTGGCCGGCATCAACCGCATCGTTTAACGCCATCATGAAAAATTGGCAGGAGCCGTTTGGTGACCGACGCCAGGAACTGGTATTTATCGGCACGGGGGCAATGGATCGCGAGCCCATTACCGCGCAACTCGACGCCTGCCTGCTTACTGATACGGAAATGCGCAAAATGCCAAGCGCGTGGCGCGAGTTGCACGATCCATTTCCAAAATGGGAGTAG
- a CDS encoding rhamnogalacturonan lyase, whose amino-acid sequence MTALLVALCQANAMQPSLMENLDRGVVAVRTGKKSVYVSWRLLGTEPRETAFNVYRITSSGAPVKINSEPIVQGTIFTDTKADFSKQNIYVVRAIGADSNELPAGDTLSDKKRKTVLNTLSANCPALPYLSIPLRIPKGGTAPDGIAYTYEACEASVGDLDGDGEYEIVLKWKPTNWKDNAHTGYSGNTYLDAYKINGQFLWRIDLGKNIRSGSHYTQFMVYDLDGDGIAEIACKTADGTVDGVGKVIGDADADYRTITGKPMGKILDGPEYLTIFNGRTGAAMATVDYVPARGKISDWGDDYGNRVDRFLACIAYLDGQRPSLVMCRGYYARSVLAAWDWRNGKLTQRWVFDSADGTLGNDKYAGQGAHSLSVGDVDGDGCDEITYGACAIDHDGKGLYSTGLGHGDALHMSVMDPTREGQQIFMVHEKKKAYGNAGIEFRDARTGKLIFGYTDKEWDDIGRGVAGDIDPRYKGYEVWAPVGNIYSCKGENVSKTKLKQLSFLAWWDGDLLRELLDKVTISKWNWKLEKIETLLTDPECESGNGTKATPVLSADIFGDWREEVIFKTKDNHELRIYTTTIPTKHRFHTLMHDRQYREAIAWQNVGYNQPPHPSFYLGEGMTPPAQPNIVTTLKEPQTATDTR is encoded by the coding sequence ATGACGGCCTTGTTAGTCGCTCTCTGTCAGGCGAATGCAATGCAGCCTTCGCTCATGGAAAATCTCGACCGCGGTGTCGTGGCCGTTCGCACAGGCAAGAAGAGTGTATATGTCAGCTGGCGATTGCTGGGCACGGAGCCACGCGAAACGGCGTTTAATGTGTATCGTATAACGAGTAGCGGCGCTCCCGTTAAGATAAACAGCGAACCCATTGTCCAAGGGACGATTTTCACCGATACAAAGGCGGATTTTTCCAAACAAAATATATATGTGGTGCGCGCCATTGGAGCCGATAGCAATGAGCTGCCTGCGGGTGACACCTTGAGCGACAAAAAAAGAAAAACGGTGCTGAATACACTTTCGGCAAATTGCCCGGCCCTGCCGTATCTCTCGATTCCATTGCGTATTCCGAAAGGTGGAACAGCACCGGATGGAATCGCTTATACTTATGAGGCCTGCGAGGCGTCGGTCGGCGATCTCGACGGTGATGGTGAATACGAAATCGTTCTAAAATGGAAACCCACAAATTGGAAGGACAACGCCCACACGGGGTATTCCGGAAATACCTACCTCGATGCCTACAAAATTAATGGACAATTTCTCTGGCGCATCGACCTTGGAAAAAACATTCGCTCCGGTTCGCACTACACACAGTTCATGGTTTACGACCTCGATGGAGATGGCATTGCCGAAATTGCCTGCAAAACCGCCGACGGCACCGTCGATGGTGTCGGCAAAGTTATCGGTGACGCGGATGCCGACTATCGCACCATCACGGGAAAACCCATGGGCAAGATTCTCGACGGTCCCGAATATCTCACAATTTTCAACGGTCGCACAGGCGCGGCGATGGCCACGGTTGATTATGTGCCCGCACGCGGCAAAATTAGTGATTGGGGCGACGACTACGGCAACCGCGTTGACCGTTTCCTCGCGTGCATTGCATATTTGGACGGACAGCGGCCGAGTCTTGTCATGTGTCGCGGTTATTATGCCCGCTCCGTGCTTGCCGCATGGGATTGGCGGAATGGGAAACTCACGCAGCGTTGGGTTTTTGACAGCGCTGACGGCACGCTTGGCAACGATAAATATGCCGGACAAGGTGCGCACAGTCTCAGCGTTGGCGATGTTGATGGCGATGGATGCGACGAAATTACTTACGGCGCGTGCGCAATAGACCACGATGGCAAGGGGCTGTATTCAACCGGACTCGGTCACGGCGATGCATTGCACATGAGCGTCATGGACCCGACGCGGGAAGGACAGCAAATCTTCATGGTTCATGAAAAGAAAAAGGCCTACGGCAATGCCGGCATCGAATTTCGCGATGCACGGACTGGAAAATTAATATTTGGATACACTGACAAAGAATGGGACGACATAGGCCGTGGTGTTGCAGGCGATATTGACCCACGCTACAAAGGTTACGAGGTGTGGGCGCCAGTGGGAAATATCTATTCTTGCAAGGGCGAGAACGTCTCCAAAACAAAGCTGAAACAATTGAGCTTCCTCGCTTGGTGGGACGGCGACCTGCTGCGCGAACTATTGGATAAAGTGACAATCTCGAAGTGGAATTGGAAATTGGAAAAAATCGAGACACTTCTCACTGACCCCGAATGTGAATCGGGCAATGGCACCAAAGCCACACCAGTATTAAGCGCCGATATTTTCGGAGACTGGCGCGAAGAGGTAATATTCAAAACAAAGGACAACCACGAACTCCGCATCTACACAACAACGATACCGACCAAGCACCGCTTTCACACGCTTATGCACGACCGCCAGTATCGCGAAGCTATCGCATGGCAAAATGTCGGCTACAACCAACCGCCGCACCCGAGCTTTTACCTCGGCGAAGGCATGACGCCGCCGGCACAGCCGAACATTGTTACAACACTCAAGGAACCTCAGACAGCGACCGACACTCGCTAA
- the hisI gene encoding phosphoribosyl-AMP cyclohydrolase, protein MQFLPQTTLFEIEEGDKLRPKFNEHDLIPCITQDHASGEVLMLGWMNPEALAKTIETGLAHYYSRSRQKLWKKGEQSGLFQHVISLIIDDDQDAVLIKVKVDGGASCHVGYRSCFFRQLARPTADTDFSLIFLEAQKTFDPVKAYGLAASSLPSKSTRVAS, encoded by the coding sequence ATGCAATTCCTCCCGCAAACCACTCTTTTCGAGATCGAAGAAGGCGACAAATTGCGCCCCAAATTCAATGAGCACGACCTCATCCCTTGCATTACCCAGGATCATGCCTCCGGCGAAGTGCTGATGCTGGGATGGATGAATCCTGAGGCGCTAGCCAAAACCATCGAGACCGGCCTCGCCCATTATTATTCCCGTTCGCGTCAAAAGCTCTGGAAGAAGGGGGAGCAATCCGGCCTCTTTCAGCATGTGATTTCACTTATCATCGACGACGACCAGGATGCCGTGCTTATCAAGGTAAAAGTCGATGGCGGCGCGTCATGCCATGTTGGATACCGGTCCTGTTTCTTTCGCCAGCTTGCCCGACCCACGGCAGACACGGATTTTTCCCTCATTTTTCTTGAAGCCCAAAAAACTTTCGATCCCGTGAAAGCCTACGGCTTGGCCGCCTCCTCGCTCCCGTCCAAGTCAACCCGAGTAGCGTCATGA